The window TGGTTTTGATTTGATGTGCATCTAGCAATAGCCCAGTTTGTAGCACCTGCCGGCTAGGCATGACTtggcatctccaccgaagctccgtgcaagacgaagccgctccatctCCTGCCTCTGTCTTTCAGTGTTGCTCCaccaacgatgctcccaagagagaaaacgACACCGCAGTACCGCAatcgtccgatctggaagaccagatcctagggtttcccccggagcagcacaAGTGGGTCGACAAAAGTTACACGGTGATGGGCAACGACGCAGAACACCGCCATCGCCTGCCAACGGCTCGGTTTTCACCAGCAACTCTGTCTTCCCGACTCGCAGCTGGGACTAGATGACGGATGTCGAGATCTGGCCATCCAGCCTCAGGCCAAAcacctctgacggaagagatgGCCACCATTGCCGGCTGCACCAGCCTGATCAGATCTGACCAAAGGCGCCGCCGAATAGTCCACCAGGCCCTCCACGCCGACGCCGCTGATCCGACGCCCGATGGCGCGtcgccgccgaccgcaaccaccaccCTTCGCGTTACAGCGATGCGCCGCACCTGCACCTACCGCCGCCTAAGGCAGGGCCAGCCACCACGCCACCGCCTGCCACAACCCATCGTCGCCGCGACGCATAGATTAAATCGACCGTACCACCACGCGTTTAGGGGCACCGCACCACCCCTAAGACACGGGAAAGAGGGAGTCCCCCACCACCGCCGTCGGCCTCCGGGCTTagcccggcggcggcggagggaggggaaGAGGGAGATCGCGgccccggcggctagggtttgggcgccGCCCGAGTGGCCCGAACGGGGGCGACGCGGGTGCTTCTTTATTGCTTGATCCGGTGCACGCTCCTTTCCGTCTTGATCATGCGTCGTCATTTTCCTGTCTATGTCGCTGGTAGTTGCAAGAACACAATATGTGGTTTCTCATACTAATAGAAATCGTAGAGGAATCTCTCTTTATTAAACAGAATAAAAAGAAGACCATTGTATAACGAGTACTAATGCTGAACTGCCAACCCCCTGAAGATACTCAAGATTGTGTCCAAAACCAGAGTCAAATCTCTACTAATGCCGGTATTTGGTCATGCAGAAGCACTGGTTCTAAAGGTCGTTTATACCCTGACATCGCCACTGGTACATCATCTCTCCGCACACTagacctggccatgggaagcccggtacggccggcccggcccgaaaaagcccgacccggcccggctcgacgctgcccccgggccgggctcgggcctagattttgagcccgaaggccgggccCGGGCCCATCGTTTTCACGTTTTTCTAGAAGTCGGGCTGGGCCGGCCTgaagcccgacgggcttttacgtGTTTGGGTTGGGCTCGGGCCCAGAaaacaggcccgatggccgggccgggcccaggcctgggttttttgcgtcgggcttggctaggcccggccaggCCCGAAGCCCGGCCaggcccgaggtatggccaggtataaaTGCACACAAACAAAACCACAAAGGACTGTTGCTCCATCTTGCCATACtgcttattactccctccgtttctaaatgtaagtctttctaaagatttttatatgaactacatacggatgtatatagacgtattttagagtgtagattcattcattttgtttcgtatgtagttcatattgtactccctccgttcctaaatatttgtctttttagagtattcaacaagtgactacatacgaagcaaaatgagtgaatgtacactctaaaatatgtctatatacatccgtacgtggtagtccatttaaatctctaaaaagacaaatatttaggaacggatggagtaatatttagaaagacttatatttagaaacggagaggGAGTAGTTCTGTGCAACCAACAAACCTGTGTGAAAATATGCATGGTAGAGTACTAGTTACTCAGCGGATATAAAGTAGGTTGGACATGGCGAGGGAACAACGGTGGGGCGGTGGCGCAGTTGGCTAGCGCGTAGGTCTCATAGCTGCATTGAGCGATCCCGTGGCTGGGCGGTGGGGCCGGCGCACGTTGAGGATAAATATCTCAGAGCTAGTGAGTAATCCTGAGGTCGAGAGTTCGAGCCTCTCTCGCCCCAAATTCTTTTTCCCCCTCCCCTATTTCTTCCCTATCTCTCTTTCTGTCTCTCTCTGTGTATAAAAAGGCCTGAATCATCCACCGTACAGAGACGGGGTGGTGGCGCAGTTGGCTAGCGCGTAGGTCTCATAGCTAAAACATGCGAGTGATCCTGAGGTCGAGAGTTCGAGCCTCTCTCACCCCATTTTCCTTCTTTTCTCTCTGACTTCTCTTcagtttagttgaatcaaatttatgTTCTACTAATAATCTTCGCGGTTTTGGCCAGAGGAAATATAATCCTACATATACCTATTCCTGCAGAAAATCCTTTCTTTCACATAATTTTCCCTCACGCATTTTCTCGCTGAAACTCTCTTCTTTCCTTGACATAGTTTTTCCTCAAAGGCCAGAGGAAAATATAATCCTATTGCTGCAGAAACTCTCCTTTCTTTCACATAATTTTTCCTAGCGCATTTTCTCGCTGAAACTCTCTCTTTCCTTGACATAGTTTCTCCTCAAAGGCTTGTGCTGCTTTCTGAATCCAACTTTATCTTCTTCTAATCTTCACAGTCGGCTGAACCGCCAAAGGAAATTGAAAACTAAATGCTCGCAGCCAGGGCAAAGAAAATAGCGACAGAAACACATATCAAGAGATTCTGCAGAATCCTGCGCCAAAAGAACCTCTTGCGCATTGCCGACAAGCCACAAGGATCTCACATAACCAGATGCCAAGGAGCCACTAGACACAAGGATTTCACATAACCAGACGCAAATCTGCTTAACCCATAACCATAGTCTGCTTAACCCGCAACCCATCAGTCATCCAGGTAGCATGGTCTGTACACATAGTATGCTTTAGCAGCAAAAGGAGAAGTGTTCAAAACCACACACCACAGAAGATATGCTTTCCCTTATTCATTTACACTGACCCGGGCGGCTTGAATCCCAGGGGCTCCTCGCTCAGCCTGATTTCTTACGTCTGATCTCGATGCCCTGCACGATGAGGCCGCTCTTCCAGTTCCCGCCTTTCGTCTCCACCAGGCTGATGGACACCTCGCCGTCGTCGCCCCCCTCGTTGAGGAACTCGCCCAGCTCCAGCTCCATCCACCCGTCGGCCCTCTGCTGAGGGAGCGCGACGTTCTCTTCGTGGGATACTACGCGGCGGTTCCTCCTCCTGAGCCTTAGCCGCGGAAATGGAACCATCCGCTGGTAGTTCTCGGGCACCCCGccctcgccgtcgtcgtcatcgttACCTTGGAGGCAAACCTTGCGGGTTGAGTTGGTCGCTCCGGCGCTGATCGATGCCTCCTGGACCGGAGAATCCAGCCCGTAGAAATTATCGGTCGTCTTGAAGACCATGTAGGCGGCATACGTTGTGTCCTGGGAGAGCATATTGCTATGTATCTTCCCGCGGATCTCGAACCAGCAAACATGCATGAGTTGAGCACCTTCGGAGAACCTGTCGCAAACATAGGGTCAGGATTTGTAACTAAGACAAAAACCAATCAAACAGCGTAAGTTGCAGAAAACAACCTAGCATTGCAGCAAAGTTCCGTAATGAAGGCAAAAACCAATCAACAGCATAAGTTGCTGAAATCGATCTAGCATTGCAGCAAGATTCTGTAACTTGGTATTAACCAAAGTATTGCCTACTGTGAACAAGGTAGATCATAGAAATCACATTGTTTATGCAAAGTGTCATCTATGTGCTGTGCATAGTTGAGAAAGAACAAAGTTGTAAAGGGCATGCCCTTTGCTCTTGACAGCAAGGAAGATAAAAGTAGCACTCAGTTCTGCTTATGTGTGAAGCAACAAGGACTTGGCATGTACAGCGGTACTCCACTCTCCAAATGAAACTGACTTCAACTTAACCTCTTCCAAACAGTTTCGAGATATTCAGCAACTGATTCAAGCATGTTTTATCACAAAATTTGCTGCTAGTCAGAACCATGCAGAAATCCCTATTCTGAGCTTTTGGTTCACAGCAAAGGTAGTTTGATCTAGCATCCTACCACTTTGGTTCACAGCAAAGGTATTTTGATCTACCATCCTACCACTTTTTTACAGTTGCAGGTTGCACCAATTAACATCGTCGGATTAATTGCAATCAAACGCATGAGACCATAAAGCAACAGCACAATCAGATCAAATGCAGTTGCAGTTAGATAAGCAGCAGCATTCAGCAACATTCAGGCTAGATACAATTCGGACAGTCTGCACCGGAATAGGAGATAGGGACGAACGAACCTGGAGTCCTCGAGTGGGATCCAGGTCCAGTACTGCGGAGTGTCGCCCCACACGATGAAGAGGTTCCTGGCGGACAGCATGTAGCACTTGGCGCCGGTCTCCCTGTCCAGCCACACGCTCTGCGGGCGCGCGCACGACCACCAATTTTGATTAGAGATCGGCTGAATCTCTTCCGAGGAATTGGGGATCAGCGTGCAGGTACGTACCACTAGCCTGTCCTGAAGGAGGGCGGGGCCGGCGGAGAGGCGGAGGAAGAGCTCCTTCTTGGAGGAGGGCGGGGCGGGGGCGGCCAGCTCCCCGTCGGCGAGCGGCGGGAGGCCGCCGGGGGGCAGGAAGCGGGCCCAGACGGCGTCGGAGTCGGCCGCGGCGCGGAAGGCCGGGGACACCGCGGCGGCCCGGCAGGCGTCGCGCGGGGACGTGCGGGCCAGCGCCGCCGAGACGAGCTCCTCCGGCAGGCGCGCGATCTCGCAGGCCTCCTCCATCGATCGGCTCCGCTGCTTGGTTTGGTCGGTGATTCGATTCggggggtgggggttggggtggagaGGGCGAGATTGGCAACTGGTTTGGCGTTGTGCAGGGTGGGAGGACGAGATCGTAATCCCCACGGATATTCTTTTATACGGTGCTCGGAGATCGGAGGGGGCGTGGGGAGCGCGGGCGGGCGGAGGCTTAGCGACGAAGCACTCGGTGGGGAGGAGCAGCGGGTTGATTGGGGATTAATTTGGGGCGAAGCAACAGATGGCAGGTAGGCGGGCAGGGGCACGGGGCAATCCAACGGTTCCAGAGAGGCCGGTTGTGGACTAGTGGTAAGTGGTGACGGCATCTTCAAATTGGATCCTCAAACCGTCCACACTCGCTTGGGTCAAACGTGTTTTGCCATCAAATATGTGTTCATATTGACCCGTCGACCGATCCGAATGCGCTTTTTCATGTAGATTGAAATCAAAGTGGTAGAGGGGTTGGGGGAGTCTGGGCAGTAGTCACGTAGGACTCCAACACCCTCGGCTCACTCAAATCCTTCTTTCGGTCTCATTCTCTTGCACTCCGCCCTTTCTCCCCCCTTACTTTGCATTCGCGACCTCCTCCACCGCTGTCGATGTACCTCTCCGGCCGCCACCCATGCATTGTCGGACGTCCGCAGCAACCACCCACACGCCCGCTCGCCTTGTAGTACGAAGCCGTCCACCCAGGATCCGTTCGCAGCCAGGTACTCTCCGCCCCACTGTCGACGACGTCTATGTCAGTCAGCACGCTTGGCAGGTGTTCGTTCAAATGCCAAGCTAAATTTCAAGCTTTATATCGTTTTTTAGAATACGAAGTATGGCAGGGTACTCGAGCATGGAGGATGAGATGTTGTGCGATGCGTGCTTGACTGTATCTGCGAATCCCGTAGATAGAAGCAGAAGGGGGCTCTTCTGGCAGAGAGTGCATGATTCATTGCACGCACGAAAGTATATTGCGCCCTAAGACATGCACATCATCCATGAATGCAATCTGAAGTCGTTAGCATATCGATGGCACACCATTCATAGCACCGTCAGCAAGTTTCGTGGCGCGGTTGATATGCTGGAGGTAAGGTAGCCATTGCGCACGGCAGCCGTGGAGATCGTAAATCGTAAATTTTAGTTCTTCTTGCTCAATGATTGATTGGTCATTCACTCAATGTTACTCTATACATTTGTGTAGTACGTGATGCCGTGATGTACCACAGGATAGATGACAGACCATTTACGCACATACGCTGTTGGATGAAGTTTATGGGGCAGTATGTGTGGGACGGCATGATCCATTCATGACAAAACTTGTTGAACATCCGGTTAATCTAATTGATTTTGAATTATTTCTCATTGAATTTGAAATATTGTCGTACTAGACTTATTAGCACCCTTGAACATTTTTAGTGGAAGCGCCCTTTGATTCTTTTAGGGGTAAATACTCGTATTACTCTTTCAACACCCATAACAAGAACCacccaatctttgagaaattcgtaTAGGTATATataagcagtggcggagcttggtgTAGACCAACGGGGGCAATTGCCCCCTCCCCCCCTCTATTTTAGTCCTAACCAGTGTAGGCGCCGGTATGTCACTAATAATTCTACTCTACCAGTCCGCTTTTACTTATCACGATGAGACGAACGTTTGCCTGTTAATTTGGGCATGGCATAACTTTACCGTCAGTACAGCCACTGTCCACAGTtctggtattcccatgggtgctacTTGCGAGGTCGGACACTTTGATCTCAAGCGTCTCCATGTCCTCAGGAGTGGCGTGCTGCATCAAGTTGAGCTCCGCACACACTGCGAGCGCCTCGCCAGAGGCCATCAAGAGGGCCAGGTCATCGGTGTTAAGGACGTCAGCGAGGTCGCGGACATCaggttagatgtgacatagttatgtcacatctagatgtgtcctagaaagACTCAAATAAATAAATGCTAGCACAATTAGGGTTTGCTATTTGATAGAAGAGAAATAACTTTGTTTAGGTCACAGCCAGCAATCATATATATAGGGACAAGAGATAGATAGCTACAGACAGAGAGGCATGAGTGCCATGACACGCTCTGTAAAACTGCAAAATAATTTATACTATATACGTAACACTAATTATCGATCCCCTCTGATTTTGGCAACCACGGTGCAGAGGCTGTAGTAGATCCGCCggtgatagatagatagagagacatGGATTGCTGACGACGACGTACCGGTGCGGGTAGACAAGTCGGCTAGGCCGCGAGCGGGGTCACGAGGGCAGCTGGCGCGCGCCATCGGAGTCTGCAGTGGATCGATCTATGGCGGAGCGTGGTGGATGCAAAACGATGAGGATTACGACGGCGGAGCCGGAGCTGCACGAGCAGAAGAGAGAGGCCTTGTAGACTCGGGGTCGGAGATGACGACGTAAGAGACGGAGACAGAGTCCACGCACCCTCGTGCTCGATCGTAACACGCGCTCACGGCAGAGACCAGAGAGGGCTAAGTTGGTAGGGCACGCGCCggcaccggcccaaatttgggccggtcgcacCGTAGCCCCACGATATATCTGTGGGCAGCCGTCAGATCTGCCACCTGTGTCGTCTTGCTCCATCCCCTTGATTCTTTCTTTCTCTAGCGCTCCAGAGCCGAACCAAACATCGCGCACGAGAGAATCCCCTCCCCCTCACCGACGACCCCCAGCGCCGATGACCTCGCCAGCTCGTCGCTGCTCGCCATTCTCAATCCCGAACAGCCGCAGTTCCAGGACCCAGTTGTAACACCGGTGCTCGCTATTCCGCCCGATGCAGCAAAAATGTGGTGTCAGATCCAGCAAAATCGACCTCCCATTGCAGCTTTTCAGTGAAAGTCATCGTTGTGGCCGTTTGCAGATGAGGATAGTAGCAAACAAAAATATCGGTTCCAACAAAAAAATatcactggttccagcaaaaaaaaggGGATGGTAGCAAAACTCAAATACAGTGGTAGCAAAAACAAAGACGGTGGTAGTAAATTTGGAGTGTTTCCGAAGTAAGAAAAAGATGGATCCGGCAAAAAAATCGAAAGACGTTGGCGGTAGCTACACTGGCGGAGCTACATGGGGGCCAAACTAGGCCATGGCCCGCCCTACTTTTCTGGAAAAATACATATTTGTAACTAGGCCCAAGCCACGCACTACAACACAGGCAGCTACAGCAGCCCAGGTGTAGCACAGGTTCAGTTTGGCCCGCCCAACATTCTCAATGTAGCTCCGCCACTGGGTAGCTAGTTGTAGCAAATTTGGGCGCTGATTATAGCTTTCCTATTGCCGGTTGCAGCAAAAAACACGGCGTTATCGCCGCCGACCACACATCATTGTCATGGTTGTAGCAAATCTGGGCGCCGGTTCCAACATCTCCGGCATACGCTTCCAGCAAGACGGGGAGCCGGTTCCAGCACCAGTGGCCCCCACGGCGGCAACTTCTCTGGCAGCCGGTTGCAGCTCTGCCACCGATGGTTGTAGCTCCTGTGGTAGCCGGTTGTAGCTTTCCCGTCGGCGTGGCGCCGTCGGATGCAGCTTAAAACCAACAATGGGCTTGCGGCTACACCGAACAGGGGGTTGCAGCTCCTTGCCGCCACACACATCAAAATTGACGGTGGCTCATTCCACCATGGCATCGCACGCACGGCACGGCATGGCGCCTCTGTCGATCTGCGGTAGCACAACAGCGGCACCCCTCCAGCACCCGCCCGTCTCCTCGATGCAGTACGAGGTGCCATGGATTTGGGGAGTAGAAAAGCAAGAGGAGGAATGTGTATGGGATAGAGATTGAATGGGCTGCTAGATTTGGGGAGAAGGAAAGCAGAGGAGGGATGCATCTGGATAGAAACGAGTGGCCTAGAGCAGCTTTGCATGAAAGGATAAGGTGGGGAGGGCTCGAGCGGCGCGTGGGACCCGCGACACGCGTTAAGCGCGTGAGCGTCCGGCGCAATGCTTCACCCGCGCACCGTCTTCAAACATTTACCAAGTTGGTAAGCCAACGGAAAGGAGACAGTAGAGCTGGGCCTGTCGGGACGGGATCAGACAACTCGATGTGTGCTGTCTGGTCCGTCTTCACAGCCCATCTGCAACGCTGTATGTACCCTAGAAAAAACCCTAAAAAACCCGCAACGCTGTATTCGCTGCACGTCAGACTGttctaaaatgaaaatgaaaataccACTCTGACGAACGACACTTTCCCCTTTAAATTATCAGTTTTAGGAACAAGGAATGATATGAAGGGTGCTCATGCCGGCACATACTTTTCATGAAAACCGCTATTCTGGTTATCAGCCACGCAAAACCAACAACCCAATCCCCGCAGACTCTATCGGGCATTGGAATGCGACGACACGATTTGAAATTCAACGTCATGTAAAATGAGCACGGAGAAAACATATGCTGCCAGAGGCCCTGGTTGAATCAATCTCAGAACACTCCGTCTTAGCACATGTAACTACAGAAATTAAGAGCTCCAAAAGCTCTATACACACATGGCACTCACGCAAGGAAATCCTTCATTTCGATCATTGGACCATTCATTGGTGTCACACTTCATTGTTTTTATCATGGCTTCTGGGATGTGAGGGTATAGAGGTCcctatattatgaaaatgtgtcaaGGATATAAGTGTTTGTTTTGCCCCAGTATCTCATATCAACTGTAAAGAGTAATAAGTAGAAAAAGCAATGCATGCCTGTCCCTCTGGACCTCACCTATTTATATTGATGCGGATTTTCAATACTAGCCAATTCATGCAATATTTCATTGTGGTCATTCATGTGTGTCTTATTTATCACAAGGAAGCACAACATCTGTGTTACCTTGTCATGAGTTATAGATGGACAACAGCGGAAATACCGCAGGCAATAGCCTGCATGAATCATTTTCATTTAGAACTGACAATTGGCTCGGGCAATAGTTAATACAACAAGGCAAAGGCAGTCTTTGCCGGATGGATGCAGAGCACtatattgtactccctctgtaaacaaatataaaagcatttagaacaccattttagtgatctaaacgctcttatatttctttatggagggagtacattcTACCCAGTATCAATTCGTAGTACATTGTACTCCACCGAATGGAACACGAGAGAAGAGATAAACTAAATTTCAAAATGAGTACAACTACTATTGTCATCAGTAATTAAACAGTAAAAGGATACGATAAACATTTGAACTGAAAAATAAGAGGAAAAAAAATTGCATGCATGGTACAAATCTATAGGCACATCAGAAATGTGTGCTAGTGTAACCAGCAGTTACAGAATAATAAACTGTCTTGAAATATAACTGCCGTTCTAAACTCCAGCATGCAGATCCAATTTATAATGAAGAATAATGGATTCAAAATATGGATGGATTTGAAGGGGCTGTCATACATTCTAGTTGATGCCTAACTACGGCAGACATGCTAGAACAAGTAGGGTTGTCATACATTCTAATTGATAACATATACAAAATATAGACAAAGACAACTTgcaatctgagtacagacatggatTCTCCTTGATGCTAATTTTCTCAGGAAGTATGCCACATGTAGTCAAGATATTCAAAAGTTCACAAACTCTATCATCAACCACTTCACATTCAATGTAAACAAACTTGAGGCATGCACAGACAAGAAGTTAATCTATTGTTTCTTGGGCTCCTGCTGCTCCTAGATTGTTCTATCAGATAGCATCAAGCCTGCTTACCAGATCAATGTTGCACTTCACAAAAGGATATGCCTTAAATATGTTGTGTACTTTTGAGCACCAATCGACACATGGAGTGGCACCATCTGCCAGCCTTAGAGTCACTCTTTTAAGCATTAGAGCACAATTAAATATCACTTTCACGAACTCAAACTCGTGATCTTCCCCATCAATGCCTTCTATTTCCACGCTTTCAAGATCAGCCAAGGAGATAGTTTGTGTTCTCCAGTCCTTAGGCTCATCACAGAGACAATTTATTGGGCATGTATCTTTCACCTAAAACAAGTGTGAATACAACAGTGTATTATATATGTTTCACTATTGGGACCATAGGTCAAGAATGTACCTAGAATGTTTTTTTATTACGGTATGTATTCCAGATGTATAAGCACAACGATAAATTTACCTCTGATCTTAGTAGGACGATCTTAAGGTTACGTATAGTTGTACGAATCCGATCCATCCCAAGGAGACGCAACACTAATGCTCCAAACCCATGCCCCTTGGTTCTGAGATGCAGGTCCAAACAAGAGAAGTTGGTGAACATATGTTTATGTATCTCAGACTCGAAGCGGAGCTCTGCATTTCGAGAATTAAATGAATCCTGCAAAATCAATTCAACAACACATTACAAACAAATCGATTTAGCGGGCAATTTTGGTAACTTAAGCTTAGGATAACATGAGACATACTTGGACACACATGTGCAGGGATAGGACATGGACGATGGGGTGTTGCAAAGATGCGTTTTTTCCGGAGTCCATCTGCAAGTGCCTCTCTGTGGTGTTTAAGCAGACCTCCAGGAGGCCCCAAAGACCAAGTCTGTAGAACGCCCTTTTATACGAGCAATGCCACGAGAGCTTCTCCACCATTGGTGCTAAGACAGACACCCCTAGGTGGCCGCCAGCATGGAAGTGCGTTATCAATTGCTTAAGCATGGGGGCCTCAATGTCAATACGGGCTATCCACGTATTCCTTCCCTCTACAACAAGTTCCTGCAGCGACCGTGAGTGCATTGTGAGTTTGTCCATGCCTACCAAACCGGTGGTGTTCACCATGAGAAAGCGCAGGCAGGGGCAGCGTGGGATCAACGCGGCTAGGTCGACATGGCAGCCAGAGAGGGAGAGTCTCTTAAGTGAGGGGAAACTAGCACTAGCTCGTGGCGGGGCAAAGCGGAGGTACTCCGCATGCAGGTCAATGGAGGTGGCGCAGTCCAAGCGGGGCAGGTCCACGTCTAGACAATGGTCCTGCAGGTTCTGCAGGAGGGTGAAGCGCAGCTCCACTGGTGCAAGCCTTGCGGCGGCGCGGAGCAGCGAGGAGACACTCGAGGAGGTGAGCATGCCTTCTTGCCAGGGGAAGCTCAAGGGGGTGTCGTCTTGCCAGGGGACGCTGAtgtcgaggaggaggcggtggaacaCCCCAGGACGAGCAGCACGCTGGAGAGCGGCCTCGAGCGAGCCGAATGGGACATCATGGAGTATGACGGTGACCTTGGGGAGGTGGGTCCAGAAGCCATGCCACCGGTGGGAGAGGATGGATGTGCGCACGGCGGCACGGGcgcagctgaggcgctggaggaccTGGAGGAGCAAATCATCTGAGAGGGTGCTGATGAGGTCTTCTGAACCGCAGGAGCCATGGCTTGGTCCATTGCCCGACTCCGACTTCTCCGTGGAAAACCCCAATGCCATACCTACAACTGAATTATTTGAGAGAGAGATATATATAACACATGGGGAATACTTAATTAACTTGTCCCACCTGAGTTAACAGCgacgatctactct is drawn from Triticum dicoccoides isolate Atlit2015 ecotype Zavitan chromosome 6B, WEW_v2.0, whole genome shotgun sequence and contains these coding sequences:
- the LOC119324245 gene encoding F-box protein PP2-B10-like → MEEACEIARLPEELVSAALARTSPRDACRAAAVSPAFRAAADSDAVWARFLPPGGLPPLADGELAAPAPPSSKKELFLRLSAGPALLQDRLVSVWLDRETGAKCYMLSARNLFIVWGDTPQYWTWIPLEDSRFSEGAQLMHVCWFEIRGKIHSNMLSQDTTYAAYMVFKTTDNFYGLDSPVQEASISAGATNSTRKVCLQGNDDDDGEGGVPENYQRMVPFPRLRLRRRNRRVVSHEENVALPQQRADGWMELELGEFLNEGGDDGEVSISLVETKGGNWKSGLIVQGIEIRRKKSG